A window of the Rhodoluna limnophila genome harbors these coding sequences:
- the bcp gene encoding thioredoxin-dependent thiol peroxidase translates to MSDEKKLTVGDEAPNFTVENQDGKPVSLSDYRGQKVILYFYPAASTPGCTKEACDFNDNLNPFKAAGYTVLGISPDAVSKLKTFQQNQDLNFELLSDADLEVHKAFGAYGLKKLYGREYTGVLRSTFAIDETGKVALALYNVKATGHVLMLRKLLGI, encoded by the coding sequence ATGTCTGATGAGAAAAAACTTACTGTCGGCGACGAGGCTCCAAACTTTACGGTCGAGAACCAAGACGGAAAGCCGGTTTCGCTATCTGACTACCGAGGCCAGAAAGTCATTTTGTACTTCTACCCTGCTGCCTCAACCCCAGGCTGCACCAAAGAAGCCTGCGACTTCAACGACAACCTCAACCCATTCAAGGCTGCGGGTTACACAGTTCTGGGCATCTCCCCTGATGCGGTATCGAAGCTAAAGACTTTCCAGCAAAACCAAGACTTGAACTTTGAATTGCTCAGCGACGCCGACCTAGAGGTTCACAAGGCATTCGGCGCCTACGGCCTCAAGAAGCTCTACGGCCGCGAGTACACAGGCGTACTGCGCTCGACCTTTGCAATTGACGAGACCGGAAAAGTTGCCCTGGCCCTCTATAACGTAAAGGCCACCGGACACGTTCTAATGCTTCGAAAGCTTCTCGGAATCTAG
- a CDS encoding FAD-binding domain-containing protein — translation MDELIDIHSDLELILEKHFSGLHSGGGRSSIRGGQTAANQALHDLDIRGYAAQRSEVLPRSKRGATVLSPYIRHNLLTLKQVWQEVEAAPFKDREKFQDELLWQEYARHLYARIGAEFFENLRFEQVWDAPGDGWNRDMNCIDEVVSELEQDGWLVNQTRMWLASHWTVRNGRGWLHGQERMYRELIDGSRAANLLGWQWTVGSGGKPYGFARWQVEKRAPGLCLKCPLNKACPIQEFPEDKALVQLGSRPRLDSDPDLARTTGPVSAIHNANPDAVLLTIDSMGDADPALVANPDLPVVFVFNRDALAKLKLSSKRIYFYLETLQDLASRRNLSVYIGSPYEYAKENRVAVTYAPVPSFAKFEDLAEVHPYPWLKKPHAMSVRSFSSWRSKIR, via the coding sequence ATGGACGAGCTAATTGACATCCACTCCGACCTAGAGCTGATTCTCGAAAAACACTTTTCCGGCTTGCATTCCGGTGGCGGCAGAAGTTCTATCCGTGGGGGCCAGACGGCCGCCAATCAGGCTCTGCACGACCTAGACATCCGTGGTTATGCCGCACAGCGTTCAGAGGTTTTGCCACGGTCAAAGCGCGGGGCAACCGTGCTCTCGCCGTACATCCGGCACAACCTCCTAACTCTGAAGCAGGTCTGGCAAGAGGTTGAGGCTGCGCCCTTCAAAGATCGTGAAAAATTTCAAGATGAGCTGTTGTGGCAGGAATATGCTCGCCACCTTTATGCCCGCATTGGTGCCGAATTCTTTGAGAACCTAAGGTTTGAGCAGGTTTGGGATGCCCCGGGTGATGGTTGGAATCGCGACATGAATTGCATCGACGAGGTGGTTTCTGAGCTCGAGCAGGATGGCTGGTTGGTCAACCAAACTCGAATGTGGCTGGCCTCTCACTGGACTGTGCGCAACGGTCGCGGGTGGCTGCATGGGCAAGAACGGATGTATCGAGAGCTTATCGATGGGTCACGCGCAGCAAACCTGTTGGGCTGGCAGTGGACAGTTGGCTCTGGCGGAAAGCCCTACGGTTTTGCCCGCTGGCAGGTCGAGAAGCGCGCACCGGGACTTTGTCTCAAATGCCCGCTGAACAAAGCATGCCCGATCCAAGAGTTTCCTGAAGATAAGGCTCTGGTTCAGCTGGGATCCAGGCCAAGGCTAGACAGTGACCCTGACCTTGCGCGGACTACCGGTCCGGTATCGGCAATTCATAATGCCAATCCGGATGCTGTGCTGCTGACTATTGACTCGATGGGTGATGCTGATCCGGCGCTGGTTGCCAACCCTGATTTGCCGGTTGTGTTTGTTTTCAACCGAGACGCCCTGGCAAAGTTGAAACTTTCCTCGAAGCGCATCTACTTTTACCTCGAGACTCTGCAGGACCTCGCCAGCCGCAGGAATCTATCGGTGTACATAGGTAGCCCCTACGAATATGCCAAGGAAAACCGAGTTGCTGTCACCTATGCGCCGGTGCCGAGTTTTGCTAAGTTCGAGGATCTGGCCGAGGTGCACCCGTACCCGTGGCTCAAGAAACCACACGCCATGAGCGTGCGCTCGTTTAGTTCTTGGCGTTCAAAAATCCGGTAG
- a CDS encoding VOC family protein produces MTLPANLIMGAVTLRVQNLDLMISYYRDAVGLDLISEVAGSAILGRGTTPALILEHSPALKYASENQAGLFHTAFLFDTREQLAWAVASVAAKYPGSFTGSADHLVSEAFYFDDPENNGVELYWDRARSEWSWKHGVIEMGTFGLDPNAFLAENLPKQVDETASNIGHVHLSVGSIEHAQDFYVNKLGFDVTLNYGGSALFVSAGGYHHHMAMNIWRSRGAGLRQPTLGLRDVSILLPDTDALGASEERLKTSRVQIRHDGQTIRLDDPWGNQVSLSVI; encoded by the coding sequence ATGACCTTGCCAGCAAACCTAATCATGGGTGCAGTGACCCTTCGCGTTCAAAATCTAGACCTAATGATTTCCTACTACCGAGATGCAGTGGGTTTGGACCTAATCTCAGAGGTTGCCGGATCGGCAATTTTGGGCCGCGGCACCACACCGGCTTTGATTCTTGAGCACTCGCCAGCACTTAAGTACGCCAGTGAAAATCAGGCCGGCCTGTTTCACACCGCGTTTCTTTTTGACACCAGAGAGCAGCTGGCTTGGGCGGTGGCTTCGGTTGCGGCCAAGTATCCGGGCTCATTTACCGGCAGTGCAGACCACCTGGTCAGTGAGGCATTTTATTTTGATGACCCAGAGAACAACGGTGTTGAACTCTATTGGGACCGCGCGCGCAGCGAGTGGAGCTGGAAGCACGGCGTGATTGAGATGGGCACGTTTGGACTGGACCCAAACGCCTTCCTTGCCGAAAACTTACCGAAGCAGGTTGACGAGACCGCCTCGAATATCGGACATGTGCATTTGAGTGTTGGGTCCATCGAGCATGCCCAAGATTTTTATGTCAACAAGCTCGGCTTTGATGTGACTTTGAACTACGGCGGATCAGCACTGTTTGTCAGTGCCGGCGGATACCACCACCACATGGCTATGAACATTTGGCGCAGCAGGGGTGCAGGGCTTCGTCAACCTACACTCGGGTTGCGTGATGTTTCTATCCTGTTGCCCGACACCGATGCCTTAGGAGCCTCTGAAGAGCGCCTAAAGACCTCTAGGGTGCAGATTCGCCACGATGGTCAAACCATTCGCCTCGATGACCCTTGGGGTAACCAGGTGAGCCTCAGCGTAATTTAG